From Xylocopilactobacillus apis, a single genomic window includes:
- a CDS encoding BlaI/MecI/CopY family transcriptional regulator: MKKLTNGEEEVMIVLWESDKPLSSKGIVDVDTSLKQTVVQSVLRRLLKKGFIKTSGIAYSGPSITREYEPLISEEDYFSNIIPKSALKKVVNNFITNDENEEDLKELYQIFKDKLIEKDQSK; this comes from the coding sequence TTGAAAAAACTTACAAATGGCGAAGAAGAGGTAATGATTGTTCTGTGGGAATCAGATAAACCATTATCATCGAAAGGAATTGTTGATGTTGATACTAGCCTTAAACAAACAGTGGTGCAGTCTGTTTTGCGGAGACTTCTTAAGAAGGGTTTTATCAAGACAAGTGGTATTGCTTATAGTGGACCGTCAATTACCAGAGAGTATGAACCTTTGATTTCAGAAGAGGATTATTTTTCTAATATTATTCCTAAGAGTGCTTTAAAAAAAGTAGTGAATAATTTTATTACTAATGATGAAAATGAAGAAGATCTGAAAGAATTATATCAAATATTTAAAGATAAACTTATCGAAAAAGATCAATCTAAATAA
- a CDS encoding M56 family metallopeptidase encodes MYFSTSTLIMSVFWASIMIVILAALLSNKFMGKRFRISVLSSLSWIIALRLMVPFGFPTTQTYTSSIEVPKIYSFGRGISFSLFSVKKILIVIWLIGSVLMATRLFYDNYRVKRIFKATLIEARPDFLAAKIQKWIPDNVKVYVTPLKISPCMNGIFQSSIILPTKKYSYTEQKFIVQHELLHINNLDNLKKFIVELLVCFYWWFPLIYLFRRQVNLILDLRVDYQIVNNKSRQYYLDYVKCLIGIAEFIKDRTMNKNNLFSSNFVIVPDSNLNHRIKFLQQDYKIKVTSLWIKLFVIALPLIVTSIIIEPTFVDFQQINCRAIFSDRSELYILKNKGQYYLIKDGQKIGKIKDISKNSSQVKNLSIIKSEKSVENFKKK; translated from the coding sequence ATGTATTTTTCAACTTCAACACTGATAATGTCAGTCTTTTGGGCATCAATAATGATTGTTATTTTGGCTGCATTATTAAGTAATAAATTTATGGGTAAGAGATTTCGGATTTCAGTTTTGTCATCTTTAAGCTGGATCATTGCACTTCGTTTAATGGTGCCATTTGGATTTCCAACTACTCAAACATATACTTCAAGTATAGAAGTGCCAAAGATTTATAGCTTTGGACGCGGGATATCGTTTTCTTTGTTTTCAGTAAAAAAAATACTTATAGTGATTTGGTTGATCGGGTCTGTGTTAATGGCAACTCGTTTGTTTTACGATAACTATCGAGTTAAACGAATATTTAAAGCAACGTTAATTGAAGCACGACCAGATTTTCTGGCGGCTAAAATACAAAAATGGATTCCAGACAATGTGAAAGTATATGTAACACCATTAAAAATTTCTCCTTGTATGAATGGAATTTTTCAGTCATCCATTATTTTGCCCACTAAGAAATATTCTTATACTGAACAAAAGTTTATTGTTCAACATGAGCTACTACATATTAATAATCTTGATAATTTGAAGAAATTTATAGTTGAGCTTTTAGTTTGTTTCTATTGGTGGTTTCCTTTAATTTATCTATTTAGACGACAGGTAAATTTAATTTTGGATTTGCGAGTTGATTACCAAATTGTGAATAATAAATCTCGACAATACTACTTGGACTATGTTAAGTGTTTAATTGGCATTGCTGAATTCATTAAAGATAGAACAATGAATAAAAATAATTTGTTTAGTTCTAATTTTGTGATTGTTCCTGATAGTAATTTAAATCATAGAATCAAATTTTTGCAACAAGATTATAAAATTAAAGTCACATCTTTGTGGATAAAGCTATTTGTAATTGCCTTGCCTTTGATAGTGACCTCGATTATTATTGAACCAACATTTGTTGATTTTCAACAGATAAACTGCAGGGCTATTTTTAGTGATAGATCTGAATTATATATTCTAAAAAATAAAGGTCAGTATTATTTAATCAAAGATGGTCAAAAGATAGGAAAAATAAAAGATATTTCAAAAAATTCATCTCAGGTTAAAAACTTATCAATTATAAAATCAGAAAAATCAGTTGAAAATTTTAAAAAGAAATGA
- a CDS encoding DUF2252 domain-containing protein — protein sequence MTKIVELSTCASQKELIEAGNKIRQEISFADIGKFYSVQRDAVKIDENARQFMVPELVPQRIQRMRASAFAYFRGSAKLMSMDLLEQTDTNIKVIICGDAHLGNFGFYASPERNLLFDLNDFDEAGYKNWEWDVRRLLVSIFLAGFCNDFKRSKLDSVVQNACKSYRNGLKEMFESSALKRFYRQTDFQTAFNHLKIKEKDVELFQSIVAKARNRTADQVIDKYTKTDDQGRLKFNENPPRRVHIDKISYDKIVSGMEQYLLSVRTDVAVFLSEYRIIDIVRHSVGIGSYGTLCYLVLLEHSDGTHLILQIKEALQTIGESDREILHFKSGKDISEGQRITASQKIMQGAFDPFLGFFDIEGQSFYVRQFRDMKESIDLSKLNLRQFELYAEICGYLLAAAHAQSPLAACIYGYSDDEKEFDEQMVNWARAYASQVQIDYTQFMQSTENFAENLEKVKTNKK from the coding sequence ATGACAAAAATTGTAGAACTTTCGACTTGTGCATCACAAAAAGAATTGATTGAAGCGGGTAATAAAATCCGTCAAGAGATTAGTTTCGCCGATATTGGTAAATTTTATAGCGTTCAGCGAGATGCGGTGAAAATTGATGAAAATGCACGTCAATTTATGGTGCCAGAATTAGTTCCTCAGCGAATCCAAAGAATGAGAGCATCAGCTTTTGCTTATTTTAGAGGATCAGCTAAACTAATGTCAATGGATCTCCTAGAACAAACTGATACTAACATTAAGGTAATTATTTGTGGCGATGCCCATCTTGGTAATTTTGGATTTTACGCATCTCCTGAACGAAATCTTCTTTTTGATCTCAATGATTTTGATGAAGCTGGATACAAAAATTGGGAATGGGATGTACGCCGGCTTCTGGTTAGCATTTTTCTAGCCGGATTTTGCAATGATTTCAAACGAAGTAAATTAGATTCAGTCGTTCAAAATGCTTGCAAATCATACCGAAATGGACTAAAAGAGATGTTCGAAAGTTCGGCGCTCAAACGATTTTACCGTCAAACAGACTTTCAAACGGCTTTTAATCATTTGAAAATTAAAGAAAAAGATGTTGAATTATTTCAGTCAATTGTTGCAAAAGCTCGCAATCGAACAGCTGACCAAGTAATTGATAAATATACGAAAACTGATGATCAGGGGCGTTTGAAATTTAATGAAAATCCACCGCGTCGAGTGCATATCGATAAAATTTCGTATGACAAAATTGTCAGTGGAATGGAACAGTATTTACTGTCAGTGAGAACAGATGTAGCTGTCTTCTTGTCAGAGTATCGAATCATAGATATTGTGCGGCATAGTGTTGGGATCGGCAGCTATGGAACACTGTGTTATTTAGTTTTGTTGGAACATAGTGACGGAACTCATTTAATTCTTCAAATTAAAGAGGCTTTACAGACAATTGGAGAATCTGATCGTGAAATTTTGCATTTCAAATCAGGAAAAGATATTTCTGAAGGTCAAAGAATTACGGCTTCTCAAAAAATTATGCAGGGAGCGTTTGATCCATTTTTAGGATTTTTTGACATTGAAGGACAAAGCTTTTATGTTCGCCAATTTCGTGATATGAAAGAGTCAATCGATCTTTCGAAGCTAAATTTGCGACAATTTGAATTATATGCGGAAATTTGCGGTTATCTTTTAGCAGCCGCTCATGCTCAAAGCCCATTAGCAGCCTGTATTTACGGTTATTCGGACGATGAAAAAGAATTTGATGAGCAGATGGTTAATTGGGCGCGGGCATATGCATCTCAAGTTCAAATTGATTACACTCAATTTATGCAGTCGACAGAAAATTTTGCTGAAAATTTAGAAAAAGTTAAAACTAATAAAAAATAA
- the recA gene encoding recombinase RecA, which produces MEKDKKQAALDSALKKIEKNFGKGSVMRMGDSTNQEIDTVSSGSLALDVALGVGGFPRGRVVEIYGAESSGKTTIALQAVAEIQKAGGVAAYIDAENALDPYYAEKLGVNTDDLLLSQPDTGEQGLEIADALITSGAIDLVVVDSVAALVPRAEIEGEIGDSHVGLQARLMSQALRKLSGSLSKTNTTAIFINQIREKVGILFGNPETTPGGRALKFYSTIRLEVRRAEQIKNGTEVVGNRTKIKVVKNKVAPPFKVAEVDMMYGEGISQIGELIDMGVDENLVEKSGSWYSYDGERIGQGKENAKMYFKDHDDKRQALNKKLREIYFPDSTIDENETKKEKKDSKDAEPEQKELI; this is translated from the coding sequence ATGGAAAAAGATAAGAAACAAGCAGCTCTTGATTCAGCTTTAAAGAAAATTGAAAAAAATTTCGGTAAAGGTTCGGTCATGAGAATGGGCGATAGTACCAATCAAGAAATTGATACTGTCTCAAGTGGATCGTTAGCACTAGACGTAGCTTTAGGAGTCGGCGGATTTCCTAGAGGTCGAGTGGTAGAAATTTATGGAGCTGAAAGTTCCGGGAAAACTACGATTGCGCTACAGGCAGTTGCTGAGATTCAAAAGGCAGGCGGAGTTGCCGCATATATTGATGCTGAAAATGCTTTAGACCCTTATTATGCAGAAAAATTGGGGGTTAATACTGACGATTTACTTTTGTCTCAGCCGGATACAGGTGAACAAGGGTTAGAAATTGCTGATGCGTTAATTACCAGTGGTGCGATTGATTTAGTTGTTGTAGACTCAGTAGCAGCTCTTGTACCGCGAGCAGAAATTGAAGGCGAGATCGGAGATTCTCATGTGGGTCTGCAGGCACGTTTGATGTCGCAGGCATTACGTAAACTTTCAGGGTCTTTAAGTAAAACAAATACAACTGCAATATTTATTAATCAAATTCGTGAAAAAGTTGGAATTTTATTTGGTAATCCAGAAACTACTCCTGGCGGACGAGCCTTAAAGTTTTATTCAACTATTCGCTTAGAAGTGAGGAGAGCTGAACAAATCAAAAATGGAACGGAAGTTGTTGGAAACCGAACCAAAATTAAAGTTGTTAAAAACAAGGTAGCTCCTCCGTTTAAAGTTGCAGAAGTTGATATGATGTATGGCGAGGGAATTTCTCAGATTGGTGAATTAATCGATATGGGTGTTGATGAGAACTTAGTTGAAAAAAGCGGCTCATGGTATTCATATGATGGTGAAAGAATTGGACAAGGGAAAGAAAATGCAAAGATGTATTTTAAGGATCATGATGATAAGCGACAGGCCTTAAATAAAAAATTGCGTGAAATTTATTTCCCAGATTCAACAATTGATGAAAATGAAACGAAAAAAGAGAAAAAAGATTCTAAGGATGCAGAGCCGGAACAAAAAGAATTAATTTAA